One genomic region from Chloroflexota bacterium encodes:
- a CDS encoding aromatic ring-opening dioxygenase subunit LigA, translated as MSQYEVARFLFHFNRERSARDAYAANPRAALDGYDLSAEEREALVQHDFTALYRMGTHPLLLIYMANNLDVAPPDYVAAVRRAVDSSPVAQ; from the coding sequence GTGAGCCAGTACGAGGTCGCGAGGTTCCTGTTTCACTTCAACCGCGAGCGGTCGGCGCGGGACGCCTACGCCGCGAACCCGCGCGCGGCGCTGGACGGCTACGATTTATCCGCTGAGGAGCGCGAGGCCCTCGTGCAGCACGACTTCACCGCGCTCTACCGCATGGGCACACACCCCTTGCTCCTCATCTACATGGCGAACAACCTCGACGTGGCCCCGCCGGACTACGTCGCAGCCGTGCGCCGGGCGGTCGACAGCAGTCCCGTCGCGCAGTGA
- a CDS encoding thiamine pyrophosphate-dependent enzyme: MIAEQTLTPKDFKTPVHINWCPGCGDFGIVVAIQEALAQLQIPPHKVAVYSGIGCSGKTPHYVNAYGFHTLHGRVLPNATGAKLANRELTVIAVGGDGDGFGIGAGYFVNSGRRNVDFTYLVFDNEVYGLTKGQGAPTLSRGQRTKSMPEPAIQDSLNPIALAIGSGYTFVARGYALDRKGLPSLIAAAIRHPGSSFVDILQTCPTYNDLMTKDWLEAQIGGQPRMYRLEDEGYDGVVANPSSVHELVAKKAQAVEKSYEWGDRIPTGVFYQARLRTYEEELEERLPQYRTTPLVHWDVEHRDVTKLADALR; the protein is encoded by the coding sequence TTGATCGCTGAACAGACCCTGACCCCCAAAGATTTCAAAACCCCCGTTCACATCAACTGGTGTCCCGGATGTGGCGACTTCGGCATCGTCGTTGCCATCCAGGAGGCCCTCGCGCAGCTTCAGATTCCACCGCACAAAGTCGCCGTGTATTCGGGCATCGGCTGCTCCGGCAAGACGCCCCATTATGTCAATGCATATGGGTTCCACACCCTTCACGGACGCGTGCTGCCCAACGCCACCGGCGCCAAGCTGGCCAATCGCGAGCTGACGGTCATCGCCGTGGGAGGGGACGGCGATGGCTTCGGCATCGGCGCGGGCTATTTCGTGAACTCCGGCCGGCGCAACGTTGACTTCACGTACCTCGTCTTCGACAACGAGGTCTACGGCCTCACCAAGGGCCAGGGCGCACCCACGCTCTCTCGCGGCCAGCGGACGAAGTCCATGCCCGAGCCGGCGATTCAGGACAGCTTAAACCCCATCGCCCTGGCCATCGGCTCCGGCTACACCTTCGTCGCGCGGGGCTACGCCCTCGACCGAAAGGGGCTCCCCTCCCTCATCGCCGCGGCGATTCGACACCCGGGCAGCTCGTTCGTGGACATCTTGCAGACGTGCCCGACGTACAACGATCTGATGACCAAGGACTGGCTCGAAGCACAGATCGGCGGTCAGCCGCGCATGTATCGACTCGAAGACGAGGGCTATGACGGCGTCGTCGCGAATCCCTCCAGCGTGCACGAGCTGGTGGCGAAGAAGGCCCAGGCAGTGGAGAAGAGCTACGAGTGGGGCGATCGCATCCCGACCGGCGTCTTCTATCAGGCGCGCCTCCGGACCTATGAGGAGGAGCTGGAGGAGCGGCTGCCACAGTATCGAACGACGCCGCTCGTTCACTGGGACGTTGAGCACCGCGATGTGACCAAGCTGGCAGACGCATTGCGGTAG